One part of the Sphingobacterium sp. LZ7M1 genome encodes these proteins:
- a CDS encoding TlpA disulfide reductase family protein → MKNFYWGRRELSKKIYRLEPTALNFQICSLRTFITLVLAFQLLLFSKSVLAQSPNPEAVAGSGNPPSTVIVGQKVPTDFWNQKHTIYEDGKTRVITLKEFKGKVLILDFWSVSCGNCIFHQKAISYFKEKFPEHLEVIMVNPLRTKDSLSHITAFEDKFRQEYFPNGFRSIILDKELTNLFAVRAFPTYVWITPGGMVQTITFWNFLNKDAAMPFHKGKGL, encoded by the coding sequence ATGAAGAATTTTTATTGGGGCAGGAGAGAACTGTCCAAAAAAATCTATCGATTAGAGCCTACTGCTTTAAATTTTCAAATATGTTCACTAAGAACATTCATTACCTTGGTCTTGGCATTCCAATTGTTGTTGTTTAGTAAATCAGTTCTGGCGCAGTCTCCGAATCCAGAGGCTGTTGCTGGCTCTGGGAACCCGCCAAGTACCGTAATTGTAGGACAAAAAGTACCCACCGACTTTTGGAATCAAAAGCATACGATCTATGAAGATGGTAAAACACGGGTAATCACACTTAAAGAATTTAAAGGAAAAGTGTTGATATTGGACTTTTGGTCCGTGAGCTGTGGAAACTGCATTTTCCACCAAAAAGCGATTTCCTATTTTAAAGAAAAATTTCCAGAGCATCTCGAAGTAATCATGGTCAATCCGCTAAGAACGAAAGACAGTTTGAGCCATATCACCGCATTTGAAGATAAGTTTCGCCAAGAATATTTCCCTAATGGTTTTCGGAGCATTATCCTGGATAAGGAATTGACTAATCTATTTGCCGTTCGAGCTTTTCCTACCTATGTTTGGATTACGCCGGGAGGCATGGTGCAGACCATTACGTTCTGGAATTTTTTGAACAAGGATGCAGCAATGCCATTCCATAAAGGTAAGGGATTATGA